One genomic region from Cardiocondyla obscurior isolate alpha-2009 linkage group LG01, Cobs3.1, whole genome shotgun sequence encodes:
- the Brat gene encoding protein brain tumor, with product MASPTPSLESRANSLGSPVSLSPVTVSGSSPPASDSAICDVDSCDLCLDAPKSGEDPCPRCRLGSTGGTGHIRCTGCKSTEGVVAGAVARCYDCEQFLCPNCVMAHQYMLCFEGHRLLNLADSKMETVGSGGGSGGGNGGNNGGGGGNNTITATTELPKSACNGSGGGGGGNSLVINGTGNSNNGGNTEKIHFCLRHKQEIIKYFCRSCNVPICKECTLTEHAAPLHDCAHVSEVGTQQLEALSRIVQECRSKAADARAVVKATDHNAAILQVQYHKAQNEINDTFQFYRSMLDERKQELLKELDSVFSSKQLSLNVLSQRATEMADKIMQTCDFVERVTKVTTITDFLMVKKILEAKLQVLLSSIPNTDIANQNADLEFVSNYQAIQVGVRNTFGYVRSNSNSENNAGSIGKQPPIARPTALSSNGIGSSSSSNITNGPGSGAGSLGSLLLDRTYSNGLISSSMNCGSSSSPSSIDTVSSVISKRFSSANSLGPFSTTISDVNLNGMNANPYEKWSNGGSDTYPVVTTNDHFAMPSVNVATNAAPGDSVLDLTSKLMSATAIFPPKSQIKRQKMIYHCKFGEFGVMEGQFTEPSGVAVNAQNDIIVADTNNHRIQIFDKEGRFKFQFGECGKRDGQLLYPNRVAVVKTSGDIIVTERSPTHQIQIYNQYGQFVRKFGANILQHPRGVTVDSKGRIVVVECKVMRVIIFDQTGNVLQKFGCSKHLEFPNGVVVNDKQEIFISDNRAHCVKVFNYEGAYLRQIGGEGITNYPIGVGINTHGEILIADNHNNFNLTIFTQDAQLVSALESKVKHAQCFDVALMDDGSVVLASKDYRLYIYRYVQVPPIGM from the coding sequence ATGGCCTCGCCGACACCCTCACTGGAATCGCGCGCAAATTCCCTCGGGTCCCCGGTCTCGCTGTCCCCAGTAACGGTGAGCGGTAGCTCGCCGCCTGCTAGCGATTCGGCGATCTGCGACGTCGACAGCTGCGATTTGTGCCTCGACGCGCCAAAGTCGGGCGAAGATCCGTGCCCGCGCTGCCGGCTGGGTAGCACCGGCGGTACCGGCCACATCCGTTGCACCGGCTGCAAATCTACTGAGGGCGTCGTAGCCGGAGCCGTAGCCCGTTGTTACGATTGCGAGCAGTTCCTCTGTCCAAACTGCGTGATGGCACATCAATACATGCTCTGCTTCGAAGGCCACCGGCTGTTGAACCTAGCCGACTCCAAGATGGAAACCGTCGGCAGCGGTGGTGGCAGCGGCGGCGGAAATGGTGGTAATAATGGAGGCGGCGGTGGTAACAACACAATTACCGCGACAACAGAACTGCCTAAAAGCGCCTGTAACGgtagcggcggcggcggcggtggaaACAGTCTAGTTATCAACGGCACCGGCAACAGTAACAACGGCGGCAACACGGAAAAGATACACTTCTGTCTGCGGCACAAGCAGGAGATCATCAAGTACTTCTGTCGAAGCTGCAACGTGCCGATTTGCAAAGAGTGCACTCTGACAGAGCACGCGGCGCCGCTACACGATTGCGCGCACGTTTCGGAGGTGGGCACGCAGCAGCTGGAGGCATTGTCGCGGATCGTCCAGGAGTGCCGCTCGAAGGCGGCGGATGCGCGCGCGGTGGTCAAGGCGACGGACCATAACGCCGCGATCCTGCAGGTTCAGTACCACAAGGCGCAGAATGAGATCAACGACACCTTCCAGTTTTACCGATCGATGCTGGACGAGCGCAAGCAGGAGCTGCTGAAGGAGCTCGACTCTGTGTTCTCGTCGAAGCAACTCTCTCTGAACGTGCTCTCCCAGCGAGCCACTGAGATGGCGGACAAAATAATGCAGACTTGCGACTTCGTCGAGCGCGTCACCAAGGTCACCACCATCACCGACTTTCTCATGGTGAAGAAAATTCTTGAAGCCAAGCTACAGGTACTACTGAGCAGCATACCGAATACGGACATAGCAAATCAGAACGCGGACCTCGAATTCGTCAGCAATTACCAGGCTATACAGGTAGGAGTGAGAAACACTTTCGGCTACGTTCGAAGCAACAGCAACAGCGAAAATAACGCCGGCTCGATCGGCAAACAGCCGCCTATCGCACGACCTACCGCTCTGTCGAGCAATGGCATCGGCAGCAGTAGCAGCAGCAACATCACTAACGGACCCGGCAGCGGAGCTGGCTCTTTGGGCAGTCTTCTTCTGGATCGGACTTACAGCAACGGCCTGATCTCCTCCAGCATGAATTGCGGCTCGTCGTCATCACCTTCTTCGATCGATACTGTCAGCAGCGTGATCTCAAAACGTTTCAGTTCTGCCAACAGTCTCGGCCCGTTTTCGACGACGATCAGCGACGTGAATCTGAACGGCATGAACGCCAATCCGTACGAGAAATGGAGCAACGGCGGGAGCGACACTTACCCGGTCGTAACGACGAATGATCATTTCGCGATGCCGTCGGTGAACGTAGCGACGAACGCCGCGCCAGGCGACTCCGTCCTTGACCTGACTTCGAAGCTGATGTCCGCCACCGCGATATTCCCGCCCAAGTCGCAAATCAAACGGCAGAAGATGATATATCACTGTAAATTCGGCGAGTTCGGCGTAATGGAGGGCCAGTTCACCGAGCCATCGGGTGTTGCGGTGAACGCGCAGAACGATATTATTGTCGCCGACACGAACAACCATCGCATTCAGATCTTCGACAAGGAGGGCAGGTTTAAGTTTCAATTTGGCGAGTGCGGCAAACGCGACGGTCAATTGCTCTACCCGAATCGCGTCGCCGTGGTGAAGACGTCCGGCGACATTATCGTCACGGAACGCTCGCCGACCCACCAGATACAAATATACAATCAGTACGGTCAATTCGTGCGCAAATTCGGCGCGAATATTCTTCAGCATCCGCGTGGCGTCACCGTCGACTCGAAGGGACGAATCGTTGTCGTGGAGTGTAAAGTAATGCGCGTCATCATCTTTGACCAGACCGGCAACGTTCTGCAGAAGTTCGGCTGCTCGAAGCACCTAGAGTTTCCAAACGGTGTGGTAGTAAACGACAAGCAGGAGATCTTTATCAGCGACAATCGCGCGCACTGCGTCAAGGTATTTAATTACGAAGGCGCCTACTTGCGGCAGATCGGTGGCGAGGGCATCACTAACTACCCGATCGGCGTGGGCATAAACACGCACGGCGAAATCCTGATAGCGGACAATCATAACAACTTTAATCTGACCATCTTCACGCAGGATGCTCAATTGGTCTCGGCC